The genomic region GGATGCGCCTGGCCGCGAGGCAGCAGTTCCAGCTCGAGCAGCTCTGGCGGGTTCTTCTGGCGAAAGCGCAGCTCGGTGCGACAGCCCTTCAGGCCCTGGACTCCTTCGGCTTGCAAGCGCTCCAGCGCCTCGCGTCTCATCAGCAGCATCCATGAGGAGTACAGGAAGAAAGGGCCGAACTCGCCCTGAGCGGTGCCTGTGAGCGGCCCCAGCTCCGTGCCTGGCCAGAGGGGAACACCGGCGGGAACGAGGGGGCGCACCTGCTCTCGCAGCCTCTCGAATTCGGCATAGTCCTCCTCCAGCCGGGCCGTGTATTTCTTCTGATCCGGAAGGCGGGAGAGGTCCACGGAGGGATAGGCATCCGAGAGACCACCCCAGGTGGCATCACACTGGGGGCAGTGCACTCCGGGGAGGAACCATCGGCGCTCAGCGTTGTGGGAGCCAGAATGACGCGGCTCCTGGACACCCTCCATGACGTAGTAACGCATCGCCCCTCAGTAACCACCAATGGGAGGAGGCTGCGTCCACTGACGCCAATACGGGACAACCGGACCGAAGAGCGCAAACTCATAGATGAGCTGTCTCGCATATCTCATGATTTCTTCCTTCGACGCTCCTGCATGGTCCTTCTTGTACTTCCGCCATGCTTCATTTCACGAGCCACCCGCGGGAGGAGGTCGGTGGATGCTCCCATGAAATCCTACCTCCAGGGGAATCGTGTACTCGTGGATGTTGATGTCCTTGAGCGCAAACTAGTGGAGTGTCCGACAAGTCCTTGGACATAGTCGCGGGGGATGAATAGCTCTGGTGGATGAGGAGACGCCCTCCGCGACTCATCCACCTGTCGCCCGAAGAGACCGCTCTGCTTGAGGACCTGGTGCGAGATGGGCGCACCGAGCAGCGAGTGGCTCGCCGTGCGCGAATCCTGCTGGCGATGAGCAACCCGGACACCATCGTCTCGGAGTTGGCCGACCACCTTGAGCAAGACCGCAGGACCATATGGGCCCTGTGTCGTCGCTTCGAGGCACATGGGGTGGAGGCTGTAGAAGATGCTCCCCGTTCCGGTCGGCCGCAGGAGCTTTCCCCCCCTCCAGCGAGTGGAAGTGGAGCGACTGGCCTGCTGCGAACCGGCCGGCGTCGGGCTGCACATGACCCACTGGTCCACTCGTAGTCTGGCGCGTGCCGCCCAGCTGCGGGGGATCGCCCCCACCATCTCCCA from Hyalangium gracile harbors:
- the sitI6 gene encoding SitI6 family double-CXXCG motif immunity protein, whose product is MRYYVMEGVQEPRHSGSHNAERRWFLPGVHCPQCDATWGGLSDAYPSVDLSRLPDQKKYTARLEEDYAEFERLREQVRPLVPAGVPLWPGTELGPLTGTAQGEFGPFFLYSSWMLLMRREALERLQAEGVQGLKGCRTELRFRQKNPPELLELELLPRGQAHPECLPEYRPEPCTKCGRKGWKRPEELILRASSVPPELDAFRLEDFMTAIVASERFVETARRLGYEQDIAFRELPLR